The genomic region GCGAAGGGCGAGGCCTTCTTCGTCAAGTACCACTTCAAGACCAACCAGGGCGTGCGCTCCCTCTCCGCCGAGCAGGCCGCCGAGCAGGTCGGCAAGGACGCCAACTCGCACCAGACGGACCTGCTCCAGGCCATCGAGCGCGGAGTCAACCCGTCCTGGACGCTGCACGTGCAGCTGATGCCGGCCGCCGAGGCGGCCGACTACCGCTTCAACCCGTTCGACGTGACGAAGGTGTGGCCGCACGCCGACTACCCGCTCCAGCGCGTCGGCCGGCTGGTGCTGGACCGCAACCCGGACAACGTCTTCGCCGAGGTGGAGCAGGCGGCGTTCTCGCCGAACAACTTCGTGCCCGGCATCGGTCCTTCGCCGGACAAGATGCTCCAGGGCCGGCTGTTCGCGTACGCCGACGCGCAGCGCTACCGGCTGGGCATCAACCACACCCAGCTCCCGGTCAACGCGCCGAAGGCCGCCGACGTCGACAACTACGGCCGCGACGGGCTGCACGCCACCCGTTACGGCTCACGCCAGGACAAGAACTACGAGCCCAACTCGTACGCCGGCCCGGCGCAGACCGGTGCGGCCCTCGCCTCCCCGCTCGCGGTGCACGGCTGGACGGGCACGCACGAGGCGCCCCTGCACGCGAAGGACGACGACTTCTTCCAGGCGGGCGAGCTCTACCGGCTGATGTCGGCGGACGAGAAGGACCGTCTGATCGCCAACATCGCCGGCGGACTCTCACAGGTCACCCGCGACGACGTGATCGAGAAGAACCTCGCTCACTTCCACGCCGCCGACGCCGAG from Streptomyces sp. QL37 harbors:
- a CDS encoding catalase, translated to MSQRVLTTESGAPVADNQNSATAGAGGPILVQDQHLLEKLARFNRERIPERVVHARGSGAYGYFEVTDDVTGFTRADFLSEVGRRTETFIRFSTVADSLGGADAVRDPRGFALKFYTNEGNYDLVGNNTPVFFIKDPIKFPDFIHSQKRDPFTGRQEPDNVWDFWANSPEATHQITWLMGDRGIPASYRHMNGFGSHTYQWTNAKGEAFFVKYHFKTNQGVRSLSAEQAAEQVGKDANSHQTDLLQAIERGVNPSWTLHVQLMPAAEAADYRFNPFDVTKVWPHADYPLQRVGRLVLDRNPDNVFAEVEQAAFSPNNFVPGIGPSPDKMLQGRLFAYADAQRYRLGINHTQLPVNAPKAADVDNYGRDGLHATRYGSRQDKNYEPNSYAGPAQTGAALASPLAVHGWTGTHEAPLHAKDDDFFQAGELYRLMSADEKDRLIANIAGGLSQVTRDDVIEKNLAHFHAADAEYGKRVEEAVRALRED